The genomic interval GCTGCGCGAAATGGACGCCCTGGACAAAATCGATCAGGTTTACGCCGAACTGCCGCGGGTGCGCAAGGATCTCGGCCAGATCCCGCTGGTGACCCCCACCAGCCAGATCGTCGGTGTGCAGACGGTCAACAACGTCCTCTTCGACGATGAAAACGAGCGCTACAAGCGCATCACCGGCCAGGTCAAAGACCTCTGCTACGGGCTCTACGGCAAGACCGCGGTGCCCATCAACCCGGAAGTCCAGAAGAAAGCCCTCAAGGGCTACCCGCGCGGCGAGGAACCGATCACCTGCCGGCCGGCCGAGGTCCTGGAGCCCGAGCTGAAGAAGGCCCAGGAGGAGATCAAGGGCCTGGCGGTGGACCTGGACGATGAAATTCTCTACGCCCTCTACCCGGTGACCGGCAAACGCTTCCTCAAATGGAAATACGGCAAGGAGGAGGCGCCCCCGGAAGTCCGCCCCAAAACGCTGGAGCAGGCCCTCAAGGAGCGCGAGCTGGTCAAGAAAGCCCTGGCCGGCGAACTGGTGGAAAAGGCCAAGAAGGAGGCCGCCCCGGCCAAGAGCGAAAACGCCCGCACCTTCAACGTGTTCATGGATGACGAGTTCTTCGAGGTCGGCGTGGACGAGGTCGGCGGCTCGCCGGTGATCAGCTACCTGCAGCAGCTGCCGGCGGCACCCGCAGCGCCCGGCACGCCGGCCGCCGCCGCCGCGGCGCCCGCGGCGACATTCATTCCACCGCTGCGTCCGGCCGCCCCCGCGCCCGCAGCACCCAAGGCGCCGGCAGCCCCGGCGGCGCCCAAACCGGCAGCGCCCCCGAAGCCGGCCGCCGCCCCCAAACCGGCCGCGGCCGCCGTCGCCGACGGGACCCCGCTGGTGGCCCCGATGCCCGGCATGATCGTCTCCTACAGCAAACAGGTGGGCGACACCGTCGCCGAGGGGGAAACCGTGCTGGTCCTGGAGGCCATGAAAATGGAAAATGCCCTGCCGGCCCCGGTGGCCGGCACCATCAAGGCCATCACACGCAAGAGCGGCGACTCGGTGGCCAAAAACGACGTGCTGGCCGTCATCGGTTAGCCCAGCGTCATCCGCAAAAACGGGCGAACGCCGGCTTGTCCGGCGTTTGCCGCGTCACTATCCCGCAGCACACAGGGAGGGGGTTGCAGCAATGAAAATCCACGAGTACCAGGCAAAGGAACTGTTCCGCAAATACGGCGTCCCGGTGCCGGACGGCGGCGTCGCCTTCACCCCCGAGGAGGCCAGGGGCGTGGCCCAGAAGCTGGGCGGGTTTCCGGTGGTGGTCAAAGCCCAGATCCACGCCGGGGGGCGCGGCAAAGGCGGCGGGGTCAAGCTGGCTCAGTCCCTGGACGAGGTGGGAACTCTCGCCGGCCAGATCATCGGCATGACCCTGGTCACGCCCCAGACCGGGCCCCAGGGCCGGCTGGTCAAGAAGGTCCTGGTGGAGCAGGGCCTCAACATCGCCAAGGAACTCTACCTGAGCGTCCTGCCCGATCGCGCCAGCGCCCAGAACATCATCATGGCCAGCGAGGCCGGCGGCATGGACATCGAAACCGTTGCGGCCGAGACGCCGGAGAAAATCGTCAAGGTCTACGTCGACCCGCTGCTGGGCATCCAGCCCTACCACATCCGCGAGGCGGCCTTCCGGCTCAACATCCCGGCGGCGGCGATGAAGCCCTTTTCGGCCCTGCTGGGCAGCCTCTACCGGGTTTTCACCACCTGCGACTGCTCGCTGGTGGAGATCAACCCCCTGGTGCTGACGGCGGAAAACAGCGTCATCGCGCTGGACGCCAAGGTGGACGTGGACAGCAACGCCCTCTTCCGGCACAAGGACATCCTGGCCTACCGCGATACGGACGAAGAGGACCCGCTGGAGCTGGAAGCCTCCAAGTACAATCTCAACTACATCAATCTCGGCGGCGGGGGCAATGTCGGCAACATGGTCAACGGCGCGGGGCTGGCCATGGCCACGATGGACATCATCAAGCTGGCCGGTGCGGAGCCCGCCAACTTTCTGGACGTGGGCGGCGGCGCCAACGCCGAAATGGTGGAAAACGGCTTTCGGATCATCCTCAGCGACAAGAACGTCAAGGGCATCCTGATCAACATCTTCGGGGGCATCCTGCGCTGCGACGTCCTGGCCCAGGGCGTGGTGACGGCCGCGACCAAAGCCGGCTTGAACGTGCCCGTGGTGGTCCGCATGGAGGGTACCAACGTGGAGGAGGGGCGCAGGATCCTGTCGGAATCCGGCCTGAACCTGATCACCGCGGTGGACCTCAAGGACGCGGCCGGCAAGGTGGCCGCGATCGTCAACGCCTGACACCGTTTCGACCTGCAGGTGGGTCTGAAGAGGGAGAAAAGATGAGCATTTTCGTCGACAAGAACACCAAGGTTCTGGTTCAGGGAATTACCGGACGCGAGGGGCAGTTTCACACCCGCCAGTGCGCGGCCTACGGCACCCAGGTGGTGGCCGGGGTGACCCCCGGGAAGGGCGGCCAGGAGATGGACGGCATCCCGGTTTTCAACCGCGCCAAGGAGGCCGTTGCCGAAACCGGGGCCAACTGCAGCCTGATCTTCGTGCCGCCGGCCTTTGCCGCCGACGCGATCCTGGAGGCCGCCGACAGTGGGGTGGACCTGATCGTGGCCATCACCGAGGGCATTCCGGTGATGGACATGATGCGCGTCAAAAATTACCTCCGAAACAAGGCCTGCCGTCTGATCGGCCCCAACTGCCCGGGCATCATCACCCCCGGTGCGTGCAAGGTCGGCATCATGCCGGGCCCGATCCACAAACCCGGCGGCCCCATCGGGGTGGTGTCGCGCTCCGGCACCCTGACCTACGAGGTCGTTCATCAGTTGACCCAGCAGGGAATCGGCCAGACCACATGCATCGGAATCGGCGGCGACCCGGTCAACGGCACCAACTTCATCGACTGCCTGACGGCCTTTCAGAACGACCCCGAAACCACCGGGATCGTGATGGTGGGAGAAATCGGCGGGAGCGCCGAGGAGGACGCCGCCGATTTCATCACCCGGGAGGTGACCAAGCCCGTGGTGGGCTTCATCGCCGGCTTGACGGCCCCGCCGGGCCGCCGCATGGGGCATGCCGGCGCCATCATCAGCGGCGCCAGCGGTACCGCCCAGGGCAAGATCGCCGCCATGAAGGCCAGTGGGATCCACGTCTGCGAGAACCTGGGGACCCTGGGCGAACTCTGCGCCAAGGCTTTTTGACACCGCTCGCCGGGCCGCGCGCCGCCGGACGGGGATGAACCTTTTTTTCGCAACAGGCCCACGGATCATGCACGAAATGGGGTTGGCGCTCCAGATTGTCGAAATCGCCAAAGCCTCCCTGCCCCCCGAGCTTGCCGGGGCCCGCATCCAGCGGGTCAACCTGAAGGTCGGCAAAATGGCGGCGGTGGTGCCGGAGAGTCTGCGCTTCTGTTTTGCGGCGATCACCCGCAACACCCCCATGGAGGGGGCGGAGCTCTTCATGCAAGAGGTGGCGGTGGTGGCCCGCTGCGGCGCCTGCGGCCACGAATGGACCTTAGACGGGCCGGCCTTTCGCTGTCCGGCCTGTGACAGCGGGGATGTCCGGATGCTCTCGGGCCGGGAACTGGACATCGTGTCCATCGAAGTCGAAAAAGACTGAGCCCACCGGCCTTCGGTGGTGCCCGCCGGAAGGAAAATTTGATGGAAATCAAAGTGGTCCGCAAGGTCCTGGACGTCAATGACACCATGGCCGCCCGCAACCGGGAGCTGTTCAGCAGCAAAAAGGTGTTTGTCCTCAACATGATGAGTTCGCCGGGTTCGGGCAAGACCACCACCCTGGAGAAGACCCTCGCGCTCCTGGCACCGGCGCTGCATTGCGCGGTCATCGTCGGCGACGTCTGCACCACCAACGACGCGGACCGCCTGGCGCGCACGGGTGTGCCGGTGATCCAAGTCAACACCGACGCCTTCGGCGGCGACTGCCACCTGGCGGCCCACGTCATCGAAAAAGCGGCCATGGACCTGGATCTGGACCAGACGGAGCTGCTGATCGTTGAAAACGTGGGCAACCTCGTCTGCCCGGCGGAATTCGACATTGGCGAAGACGCCCGCGTGGTCGTGCTCAGCGTCACCGAAGGTGAGGACAAACCCCTCAAGTACCCCCTGATGTTCCGGGTCTGCGACGCCGCCCTGCTCAACAAGACCGACCTGCTGCCGCACCTGGACTACGACAAGGCCGCGGTGCTGGCCAATATCCGCCAGATCCACCCGCAGATGCCGATCTTTGAAATCTCGGCGCACAGCGGCGACGGGCTGGCCCCCTGGGTCGACTGGCTCAAGGAGCAGGTCGGGCGCAAGCTGCGGTAGCCGGCGGCGTAAGCATGCAGCCGCAACCCCAAAAAATGCTAAGAGGGCGAACCGTTTATTTGGTTCGCCCTCTTAGCTTGTGTCGGATCGGAAAAGCCGGCCGCCGGGTCAGCCGAGATTCACCTGGCGGGCCGAAATGATGTTGGGCAGCGCGCGCAGCTCTTCGATCACCGCTTCCTCAGCCGGGGAATCGACGTTGATCATGCACAGCGCGCGGTCCTCCAGCCGCCCCAGCTGGAAACGGCCGATATTGATGTTGTGGCGCCCCAGGGTTGTCCCCAGGTTGCCGATCACCCCGGGCCGGTCGAAGTTCTGGATGACGATCATGGCGCCCTCGGGAATGGCGTCCAGGTAGATTTTGCCCAGGCGGACGATGCGGGGGTGCTTCTCGGCGAAGATCGTGCCCCAGATTTCGCCCGGCCCCTCTTCGACGTCTTCCAGTTTCAGCCGGATGACCCCCGAAAAATTGGCCTTTTTCTGGGTGGTGACCTCCTTGACCGAGATGCCTTTTTCCTTGGCAATCTCGGGGGCGCTGACAAAGTTGACCGGTTTGTCGGTGAAGGCGCCCAGCAGGCCTTTGAGCAGGGCGTGGGTCAGCGGCTGGGTGGCCAGGTTGGCCATCTCGCCCTCGTAGGTGATTGTGATATCATGCACGCCCTTGGCCAGCTGCCCCATGAGCGAGCCCATCTTCTCGCTCAGATCCAGGTAGGGACGCAGCTGATCCATGCTCTCCTTGGAGAGCGACGGAAAATTGACCGCATTGGTGATGACGTCGTTGATCAGGTAATTGGCGATCTGGTGCGCGATCATGTCGGCGACCTTTTCCTGGGCCTCGCCGGTGCTGGCCCCCAGGTGCGGCGTGAGAATCACGTGGGGGTGCTGCAGGATCGGCCAGGTGGGATCGGGCGGTTCCTGGGGCAGCACGTCCAGGGCGGCCCCGGCCACCCGGCCGCTGACCAGCGCATCGTAGAGATCGTCGATGTTGACCACCTCGCCCCGGGAGCAGTTGATCAGCCGCACCCCGGGCTTCATTTTGACGATGGTTCCGGCGTTGATCAGGTTGACGGTCTCCTTCATGCGCGGCACATGCAGGGAGATAAAATCGGACCCGGCCAAGAGCTCGTCAAAACTCACCAGGGTAACCCCCAGCGCCCGGGCGGCCTCTGGGCTCACAAAGGGGTCGCTGGCGATCACCCGCATTTTCAGCCCCTGGGCCCGCTCGGCCACCACCCGCCCGATGTGCCCGAGACCGATGATCCCCAAAGTCTTGCCGGTGATCTCGACGCCGGTCAAGGTTTTCTTTTCCCACTTGCCGTGGCGCAACGACCAGGTCCCCTGGGGGATGTTGCGGGCGAGCGCGAACATCATCGAGATTGTGTGCTCGGCGGTGGTGATGGTATTGCCGCCGGGGGCGTTCATGACCACGATGCCCTTGCGGGTGGCGGCCTGCACGTCGATATTGTCGACCCCGATGCCGGCCCGGCCGATAACCTTCAGCCTGGGGGCCTTGTCCAGCACCGCCGCGGTAACGCGGGTGCCGCTGCGAATGGCCAGTCCGTCGAAATCGGCTATGATTTCAGCCAGCCGGTCCGGTTCGGAGGTGGTTTTGTCGTTGTCCACGACCACCTCGATCTGGCCCGTGGCCTCAAGAATTTGTCTGGCAAGCGGGGACATGCCGTCCCGGATCATGACTTTGAACATAAGGCCTCTCTGAATGCCGCGTGCGTGGGTTCTCGGCGGTTTGCGGCGGCCGGGGAGGAAGCGCGCCGGCGCCGGCCGCCAAAAAGTTGTCTGCACATAGCACATTGGCGGGCGAATGTTAAGGATTTTGGCGCCGGCCAGGAGGGCTGCAGACGGATAGGTGGACTGCGGCGACACGGGTCTAAAAGTCCATGGACAAGGCGGGCGGGGTGTGGCAAAATGAAATTCTTTACCCATCAGGGTCGCCGGGAGATCCACCGCCACGCCCCGCGCTCGCCCACAATCCTCCGCCGGCCTTTTCTCCCGCCACCTTCAGCCGCTTCAGAAAGGAGGTGCCCAATGACGCTCCGCAAATCGGTCTTTGCCGGCAGCTGGTATCCCGACACCGCCGCCGGGTGTCAAAGCGCCATCAAAGGGTTCCTGAAAGAGGACGGTTTTCAGCCCCCCCCGGACCGCGTCCTGGTGGGCGGCATCGTGCCCCATGCCGGCTGGTTCTTTTCCGGCAGCATCGCCTGCCGCGTGATCCACGCCCTGCGGCAGGACCCCCCGCCGGACGTCTTCGTGCTCTTCGGCATGCACCTGCACCCCGCCTCGGCCCACCACATCATGACCGCCGGGGCTTGGGAAACACCTCTCGGCAGCCTGCCGGTGGAAGAGCGGCTGGCGGCCGCCCTGGCGCGACGGTTCGCATTCACCATTGAAAAGCCGGGGCGCTACTCCCAGGACAACACCATCGAGCTGCAGCTGCCGTTTATCAAATACTTTTTCAGGGGGGTCAAAATCGTTCCGATCGGCGCCGCACCGTCCCCCGAGGCCATCGAAATCGGGGCCGCCGCGGTGGACATCGGCCGTGAGCTGGGGTTGCGCATCAAGATCCTGGGATCCACCGATTTGACCCATTACGGGGCCAACTACGGCTTTTCACCGGAGGGCAGCGGGCCGCAGGCCGTGCGCTGGGTGCGGGATCAAAACGACCGCGAAATAATCGAGACGATGCTGGCGCTGGACCCCCAGGCGGTGATCCGAAAAGCCCTGGCGCATCAGAATGCCTGCTGCGCCGGCGCGGCGGCGGCGGCACTGGCGGCCGGCCTGCAGCTTGGCGCCCGGCGAGCCGAGACCGTCGCCTATGCCACGAGCTACGACAAACACCCCGGAGACAGCTTTGTGGGCTATGTGGGCATCATTTTTTAGCGCGTGTCCAAAAAGGTTGAACCGGTCATTTCCATGTGCTTCCACGCCGGTGGGTTGTGGAGCGGTTCTCCGGATGGCTGGGTCGTCACCGGAGGCTACCCAAGGACTACGAGAAGTTGCCCGAAACCACGAAAGCATAATACGC from Desulfobacteraceae bacterium carries:
- a CDS encoding hydrogenase maturation nickel metallochaperone HypA codes for the protein MNLFFATGPRIMHEMGLALQIVEIAKASLPPELAGARIQRVNLKVGKMAAVVPESLRFCFAAITRNTPMEGAELFMQEVAVVARCGACGHEWTLDGPAFRCPACDSGDVRMLSGRELDIVSIEVEKD
- the hypB gene encoding hydrogenase nickel incorporation protein HypB, encoding MEIKVVRKVLDVNDTMAARNRELFSSKKVFVLNMMSSPGSGKTTTLEKTLALLAPALHCAVIVGDVCTTNDADRLARTGVPVIQVNTDAFGGDCHLAAHVIEKAAMDLDLDQTELLIVENVGNLVCPAEFDIGEDARVVVLSVTEGEDKPLKYPLMFRVCDAALLNKTDLLPHLDYDKAAVLANIRQIHPQMPIFEISAHSGDGLAPWVDWLKEQVGRKLR
- the amrB gene encoding AmmeMemoRadiSam system protein B, producing the protein MTLRKSVFAGSWYPDTAAGCQSAIKGFLKEDGFQPPPDRVLVGGIVPHAGWFFSGSIACRVIHALRQDPPPDVFVLFGMHLHPASAHHIMTAGAWETPLGSLPVEERLAAALARRFAFTIEKPGRYSQDNTIELQLPFIKYFFRGVKIVPIGAAPSPEAIEIGAAAVDIGRELGLRIKILGSTDLTHYGANYGFSPEGSGPQAVRWVRDQNDREIIETMLALDPQAVIRKALAHQNACCAGAAAAALAAGLQLGARRAETVAYATSYDKHPGDSFVGYVGIIF
- the sucD gene encoding succinate--CoA ligase subunit alpha, whose translation is MSIFVDKNTKVLVQGITGREGQFHTRQCAAYGTQVVAGVTPGKGGQEMDGIPVFNRAKEAVAETGANCSLIFVPPAFAADAILEAADSGVDLIVAITEGIPVMDMMRVKNYLRNKACRLIGPNCPGIITPGACKVGIMPGPIHKPGGPIGVVSRSGTLTYEVVHQLTQQGIGQTTCIGIGGDPVNGTNFIDCLTAFQNDPETTGIVMVGEIGGSAEEDAADFITREVTKPVVGFIAGLTAPPGRRMGHAGAIISGASGTAQGKIAAMKASGIHVCENLGTLGELCAKAF
- a CDS encoding pyruvate carboxylase subunit B; this translates as MSDHSQVAMTEMNYAKDRPQAANPVKIEDLSLRDGHQSLFATRGRTEDMLPVAEMMDQVGFWAMEVWGGATFDTMHRFLNEDPWERIRTLKRYIKKTPFSMLLRGQNLVGYRNYADDVAKAFVQRAAENGMDIFRTFDALNDYRNFETVVPVIKSCGKHFQGCICYTLTEPRLGGEVYNLEYYLNKAKALEAMGADSICIKDMAGLIAPYDAYAIVKTLKAAVKPPIHLHSHFTSGMSAMSHLKAIEAGVDIIDAVMAPYAYRTSHAAIEPLVMALIGTNRDTGFDIRLLGQINEILEKEVMPKYRHLLDDTKMSIIDINVLLHQTPGGMLSNLVNQLREMDALDKIDQVYAELPRVRKDLGQIPLVTPTSQIVGVQTVNNVLFDDENERYKRITGQVKDLCYGLYGKTAVPINPEVQKKALKGYPRGEEPITCRPAEVLEPELKKAQEEIKGLAVDLDDEILYALYPVTGKRFLKWKYGKEEAPPEVRPKTLEQALKERELVKKALAGELVEKAKKEAAPAKSENARTFNVFMDDEFFEVGVDEVGGSPVISYLQQLPAAPAAPGTPAAAAAAPAATFIPPLRPAAPAPAAPKAPAAPAAPKPAAPPKPAAAPKPAAAAVADGTPLVAPMPGMIVSYSKQVGDTVAEGETVLVLEAMKMENALPAPVAGTIKAITRKSGDSVAKNDVLAVIG
- the serA gene encoding phosphoglycerate dehydrogenase; this encodes MFKVMIRDGMSPLARQILEATGQIEVVVDNDKTTSEPDRLAEIIADFDGLAIRSGTRVTAAVLDKAPRLKVIGRAGIGVDNIDVQAATRKGIVVMNAPGGNTITTAEHTISMMFALARNIPQGTWSLRHGKWEKKTLTGVEITGKTLGIIGLGHIGRVVAERAQGLKMRVIASDPFVSPEAARALGVTLVSFDELLAGSDFISLHVPRMKETVNLINAGTIVKMKPGVRLINCSRGEVVNIDDLYDALVSGRVAGAALDVLPQEPPDPTWPILQHPHVILTPHLGASTGEAQEKVADMIAHQIANYLINDVITNAVNFPSLSKESMDQLRPYLDLSEKMGSLMGQLAKGVHDITITYEGEMANLATQPLTHALLKGLLGAFTDKPVNFVSAPEIAKEKGISVKEVTTQKKANFSGVIRLKLEDVEEGPGEIWGTIFAEKHPRIVRLGKIYLDAIPEGAMIVIQNFDRPGVIGNLGTTLGRHNINIGRFQLGRLEDRALCMINVDSPAEEAVIEELRALPNIISARQVNLG
- the sucC gene encoding ADP-forming succinate--CoA ligase subunit beta, which codes for MKIHEYQAKELFRKYGVPVPDGGVAFTPEEARGVAQKLGGFPVVVKAQIHAGGRGKGGGVKLAQSLDEVGTLAGQIIGMTLVTPQTGPQGRLVKKVLVEQGLNIAKELYLSVLPDRASAQNIIMASEAGGMDIETVAAETPEKIVKVYVDPLLGIQPYHIREAAFRLNIPAAAMKPFSALLGSLYRVFTTCDCSLVEINPLVLTAENSVIALDAKVDVDSNALFRHKDILAYRDTDEEDPLELEASKYNLNYINLGGGGNVGNMVNGAGLAMATMDIIKLAGAEPANFLDVGGGANAEMVENGFRIILSDKNVKGILINIFGGILRCDVLAQGVVTAATKAGLNVPVVVRMEGTNVEEGRRILSESGLNLITAVDLKDAAGKVAAIVNA